Proteins from a genomic interval of Criblamydia sequanensis CRIB-18:
- the uvrA gene encoding excinuclease ABC subunit UvrA, with the protein MNQSRIELRKVAVHNLKNIDLSLPAGKLIVFTGVSGSGKSSLAFDTIYAEGQRRYIESLSTYARRQLGEMSKPELEDAKGITPTISIEQKTAGKNPRSTVGTMTEIYDYLRVLYARAATPYCPVSGEKVLPESKEKIIRTLQNLETGTKIIILAPFAKAKKAEFKEDFQELVRKGFTKARIDGKMLDLLSINSLDGSVSHDVDLVIDRIKVEKSESSRIAEAVTIALEQGKGELILLESDTLEERLFSTHAYSEKSGIYYSSLEPHDFSFNSPLGMCERCMGLGIVNEFDLEKIIDKDKSIAEDACIVASSYSTVRYGNIYDNLASLYNFNIHTPWKKLSEKAKKAFLYGTEKKWTRMNFVHPVTGQTWTDHVRWRGVLFEAHERFQQAKSDAYKSNMQKLMKSMVCPDCKGARLKPYPAAAKLSGKKISEIAAMTISECATFFKTLVLSESEKKIAGELLKEIQTRLDFLKNVGLDYLTLDRGAPTLSGGEAQRVRLASQIGCGLVGITYVLDEPSIGLHARDNKKLIETIKRLKDIGNTVIVVEHDEETIAASDYVVDFGPGPGVNGGEIVFQGSLRGLLAEKKSLTGQYLNGTLQVAPPKKRKKPGKEKLKIVGAAHHNLKDVTVEIPLGLFVSITGVSGSGKSSLISDILYPALSNALMETDWEVGVHKEITGDEFIDKVIAIDQSPIGRNPRSNPATYIKVFDEIRDLFAKLPESLSRGYKPGRFSFNVKEGTCHQCLGLGMIKIDMDFLEDEWVTCSACHGRRFDEGTLSVLFKGKNIYDVLEMDVQEAHKLFENIPSIKNKLSTLEKVGLGYIKLGQSSTTLSGGEAQRVKLAKELVRPATGKTVYIFDEPTTGLHFHDVKHLIQVLQELVDRGNSVIVIEHNIDIVKTSDWVIDLGPEGGSYGGQVIAKGTPESIAKTKTPTGVALEESFTEEIKKRILSKKEDQKEEDRSKEITSITVESAEQHNLKHLDLEIPRNKMTIFTGPSGSGKSSLAFDTIYAEGQRRYVDSLSPYARQFVQQMPKPKVGRVEGLSPAIAIEQKAHAGNPRSTIGTMTEIYDYLRVLYARAGIPHSPETGEELKSISKEYIADQLLALPVDSKLQILAPLELKRSEKFEEVLAKIRRQGYVRIRLNGVFYDLDEENEISFDPKRKNHLYLVIDRLKVDPSIRKRLLEALQIASDIGLKKLVVMKDDEDIFYNIAFSAVKEGKSYPEITPQTFAFNNQEGMCLECSGLGFLYGAHLSQNPIILAASTAALIKDIWGSKFSKRAFECLCLILQEEGIDPFLPLSELSSDKLAIVFNGTPKKNVYNSPYGFKFRWIGISHVLAKSGRNALSHLKEAVLPLLDEIECFACKGTRLNPLARHVTINGLSISDFCKLPIHNALKSLDEISLKKEKRVLEEVFQQIKSRLKFLNDVGLDYISLDRKAPSLSGGEAQRIRLARQLGSGLTGALYVLDEPTIGLHPSDTERLHKALKQLKELGNTLIMVEHDPLTIEKADYIFDFGPKSGEQGGHITASGSYKQLLKNPNSLTGAYLSHKKLIPIPEKKNKLDKGFFTVAQAKKHNLKGVNVKFPIGALTVLTGVSGSGKSTLLEEVIEPLVKKSIEKRSNKVSSDFGTFKTDDLFDRLILIDQDPIGLTVRSLVGTYVDFVPKMREFFASLPEAKKLGLQGKHFSSNHRAGMCTSCWGLGYKRVELHFLPSVQVVCPECQGMRLNPLSLKVLYHNKNFGEHLESTIEEARLEFDNFPRMTRILDTLISVGLGYLKLGQEVSTLSGGEAQRLKLTRELAKRSTGKTLYLLDEPTTGLHPDDIEKLLKVLHKLVHKGNTMIVIEHHLDMMMNADWLIDLGPGGGEHGGSVIYSGKPEGIITNRISKTAPFIERYLEVRKEIAAPKKKKT; encoded by the coding sequence GTGAATCAATCAAGAATTGAGCTTCGCAAAGTTGCCGTTCACAATCTGAAAAATATCGACCTCTCCTTACCTGCCGGCAAACTTATTGTTTTTACAGGCGTTTCAGGTTCCGGCAAGTCCTCCCTTGCTTTTGATACGATCTACGCCGAAGGACAAAGACGTTATATCGAATCACTCTCTACTTATGCAAGACGCCAGCTTGGAGAGATGTCCAAACCTGAATTGGAAGATGCAAAAGGCATTACCCCGACCATATCAATCGAACAAAAAACAGCCGGAAAAAACCCTAGATCTACAGTCGGCACCATGACTGAAATCTATGATTATTTAAGGGTTTTATATGCTAGGGCCGCAACCCCCTATTGCCCGGTTAGCGGTGAAAAAGTCCTTCCTGAGAGCAAAGAAAAAATTATCCGCACTCTTCAAAACCTGGAAACGGGAACTAAAATTATCATCCTTGCCCCTTTTGCCAAGGCAAAAAAAGCCGAGTTTAAAGAAGATTTTCAGGAGCTTGTCCGAAAAGGGTTCACAAAAGCTAGGATTGATGGAAAAATGCTCGACCTTCTTTCCATTAATAGCCTTGATGGGAGTGTCTCCCATGACGTTGATCTTGTCATTGATCGAATAAAGGTTGAAAAATCAGAATCTTCAAGAATTGCTGAAGCTGTCACAATAGCTCTTGAGCAAGGGAAAGGGGAACTTATCCTTCTTGAAAGCGATACTTTAGAAGAAAGGCTCTTCTCAACTCACGCCTATTCCGAAAAATCAGGAATTTATTATTCCTCCCTTGAGCCGCATGATTTTTCATTTAACAGTCCCCTGGGAATGTGCGAGCGTTGCATGGGGCTTGGGATTGTCAATGAATTTGACTTAGAGAAAATTATAGATAAGGATAAGAGTATAGCAGAAGATGCTTGCATAGTCGCAAGCTCTTATTCAACAGTCCGCTATGGAAATATATACGATAATTTAGCCTCTCTTTATAATTTTAACATCCATACTCCCTGGAAAAAGTTATCCGAAAAAGCAAAAAAAGCCTTTCTTTATGGGACCGAAAAGAAATGGACGCGGATGAATTTTGTCCACCCGGTGACTGGTCAAACTTGGACCGATCATGTTAGATGGAGAGGGGTCTTATTTGAAGCCCATGAGCGTTTTCAGCAAGCTAAAAGCGACGCCTATAAATCCAACATGCAAAAGTTAATGAAGAGCATGGTTTGCCCGGACTGCAAAGGAGCGAGATTAAAACCTTACCCTGCGGCTGCAAAGCTTTCCGGAAAGAAAATTAGCGAAATTGCAGCCATGACTATTTCTGAATGCGCCACCTTTTTTAAAACTTTAGTTTTAAGCGAGAGCGAGAAAAAGATTGCGGGAGAGCTTCTAAAAGAAATTCAAACAAGGCTTGATTTCTTAAAAAATGTAGGCCTTGACTATTTGACCCTTGATAGAGGGGCCCCCACTTTATCCGGCGGGGAGGCCCAGCGTGTTCGTTTAGCATCCCAAATCGGGTGCGGACTTGTCGGGATCACTTATGTCCTTGATGAACCCTCAATTGGCCTTCATGCAAGAGACAATAAAAAACTGATTGAAACCATTAAAAGGCTGAAAGACATTGGCAATACCGTGATTGTGGTTGAACATGATGAAGAAACTATTGCCGCAAGCGACTATGTCGTCGATTTTGGTCCGGGACCAGGTGTTAATGGCGGGGAAATTGTTTTTCAGGGTAGCTTAAGAGGGCTGCTTGCAGAAAAAAAATCGCTGACAGGCCAATATTTAAATGGCACGCTTCAAGTAGCTCCCCCTAAAAAAAGAAAAAAACCCGGCAAAGAAAAGCTTAAAATCGTTGGTGCGGCTCACCACAACTTAAAGGATGTCACAGTAGAAATCCCTTTAGGGCTTTTTGTCTCTATCACCGGCGTTTCAGGCTCCGGAAAGTCTTCATTAATAAGCGATATTTTATACCCGGCACTCTCTAATGCTCTAATGGAAACAGATTGGGAAGTCGGAGTTCATAAAGAAATTACAGGCGATGAGTTTATTGATAAAGTCATTGCCATCGACCAAAGCCCTATCGGAAGAAACCCGAGATCAAACCCTGCAACCTACATCAAAGTCTTCGATGAAATCCGCGATCTTTTTGCAAAACTTCCTGAAAGCTTAAGCCGCGGTTATAAACCCGGAAGATTCAGCTTTAACGTTAAAGAGGGAACTTGTCATCAGTGCCTTGGCCTTGGCATGATCAAAATTGATATGGACTTTCTTGAAGATGAATGGGTGACTTGTTCTGCTTGCCACGGAAGACGATTTGATGAAGGAACTCTTTCTGTCCTTTTTAAAGGCAAAAATATTTATGACGTTCTTGAAATGGATGTGCAAGAAGCCCATAAACTCTTTGAAAACATTCCCTCCATTAAAAACAAATTGAGCACACTTGAAAAAGTAGGCTTAGGCTATATAAAACTTGGGCAGTCCTCGACCACTTTATCAGGAGGAGAAGCTCAAAGGGTTAAATTGGCAAAAGAGCTTGTTCGTCCGGCTACCGGCAAAACTGTCTATATTTTTGATGAGCCGACAACCGGGCTTCACTTTCATGATGTGAAGCATTTAATTCAAGTTTTACAAGAGCTTGTCGATAGAGGCAATAGCGTAATCGTAATAGAGCACAATATCGATATTGTAAAAACAAGCGACTGGGTCATTGATTTAGGCCCTGAAGGAGGCTCTTACGGCGGTCAAGTTATTGCCAAAGGAACGCCTGAATCTATCGCTAAAACTAAGACTCCAACCGGAGTTGCCCTTGAGGAAAGCTTCACAGAGGAAATCAAAAAGAGGATCTTAAGTAAAAAAGAGGATCAAAAAGAAGAGGATCGATCAAAAGAGATTACTTCCATTACAGTTGAATCTGCCGAGCAGCATAACTTAAAGCATCTCGATCTTGAAATTCCAAGAAATAAAATGACTATTTTTACAGGGCCGTCGGGATCCGGTAAAAGCTCTCTTGCTTTCGATACGATTTATGCTGAAGGTCAAAGAAGGTATGTAGATTCCCTTTCCCCTTATGCGAGACAATTTGTTCAGCAAATGCCAAAACCCAAGGTCGGCCGTGTCGAAGGGCTTTCTCCAGCTATAGCGATTGAGCAAAAAGCCCATGCCGGCAATCCGAGAAGCACAATTGGCACGATGACTGAAATTTATGATTACTTACGGGTACTCTATGCAAGAGCCGGGATTCCCCATTCTCCTGAAACAGGAGAAGAATTAAAATCGATCAGCAAAGAATATATAGCCGATCAACTGCTAGCTTTACCTGTTGATTCAAAGCTTCAAATCTTAGCTCCCCTTGAGCTAAAACGAAGCGAAAAATTCGAAGAGGTTTTAGCAAAAATCAGACGTCAAGGTTATGTCAGGATTCGTCTTAACGGAGTTTTTTATGACCTTGATGAAGAAAATGAAATATCTTTTGATCCCAAACGGAAAAACCATCTTTATCTTGTGATAGACAGGCTTAAAGTAGACCCCTCGATTAGAAAAAGGCTTCTTGAAGCGCTGCAGATCGCAAGCGATATCGGCTTAAAAAAACTTGTTGTCATGAAAGACGATGAGGATATTTTTTACAACATCGCCTTTTCAGCTGTTAAGGAAGGAAAATCCTACCCTGAAATTACCCCGCAAACTTTTGCTTTTAACAATCAGGAAGGAATGTGTCTTGAATGTTCAGGCCTTGGATTTCTTTATGGCGCCCATTTATCGCAAAACCCCATAATCCTAGCCGCCTCAACAGCCGCGCTCATTAAGGATATCTGGGGATCTAAATTTTCAAAAAGAGCCTTTGAATGCCTTTGCCTTATTTTGCAAGAAGAAGGCATCGATCCTTTTTTACCGCTAAGCGAATTGTCAAGCGATAAACTAGCGATTGTCTTTAATGGCACCCCGAAAAAAAATGTTTACAATTCTCCATACGGCTTTAAATTTCGATGGATTGGTATAAGCCATGTGCTTGCTAAATCGGGAAGAAATGCCTTAAGCCATTTAAAAGAGGCTGTCCTTCCCCTGCTTGATGAAATTGAATGTTTCGCTTGCAAAGGCACAAGATTAAATCCTTTGGCAAGGCACGTTACAATCAACGGCTTATCTATTAGTGATTTTTGCAAACTGCCCATCCATAATGCCTTAAAATCCCTTGATGAGATTTCTCTTAAAAAAGAAAAAAGGGTTTTAGAAGAGGTCTTTCAGCAGATTAAATCACGATTAAAATTTTTAAACGATGTCGGGCTTGATTATATCTCCCTTGATCGAAAAGCCCCTTCTTTAAGCGGCGGAGAAGCTCAGAGAATTCGGCTTGCAAGGCAATTAGGGAGTGGTTTAACGGGGGCTCTTTATGTTCTTGATGAACCGACAATCGGACTTCACCCAAGCGACACGGAAAGACTGCATAAAGCCTTAAAACAGCTTAAGGAGCTTGGCAACACTCTAATTATGGTCGAGCACGACCCCCTAACCATTGAAAAAGCGGATTACATCTTTGACTTCGGCCCTAAATCAGGCGAGCAAGGCGGTCATATAACAGCGAGCGGCTCCTATAAGCAATTATTAAAAAATCCGAATTCACTAACGGGCGCTTATCTTTCACATAAGAAATTAATCCCGATTCCTGAAAAGAAAAATAAGTTGGACAAGGGATTTTTTACGGTCGCTCAAGCCAAAAAGCATAATTTAAAAGGAGTCAATGTCAAATTCCCGATCGGGGCATTGACTGTTTTAACAGGGGTATCAGGTTCCGGAAAATCCACCCTTTTAGAAGAGGTCATTGAGCCGCTTGTTAAAAAATCGATTGAGAAGCGTTCCAATAAGGTTTCCTCTGACTTTGGAACTTTTAAAACCGATGATCTATTTGATAGACTTATTTTAATAGATCAAGACCCGATAGGGTTAACCGTCAGGTCGCTTGTTGGCACCTATGTTGATTTTGTGCCTAAAATGCGCGAATTTTTTGCAAGCCTCCCAGAGGCTAAAAAATTAGGGCTGCAAGGAAAACATTTTAGCTCTAATCATAGAGCCGGCATGTGTACCTCTTGCTGGGGTCTTGGTTATAAACGGGTAGAGCTACATTTTTTACCGAGCGTTCAAGTGGTTTGCCCGGAATGCCAAGGCATGCGTTTAAACCCCTTAAGCCTAAAAGTTCTTTATCATAATAAAAATTTCGGAGAACATTTAGAATCAACGATTGAAGAAGCTCGACTTGAATTTGATAATTTTCCTAGAATGACAAGAATATTGGACACCCTAATTTCAGTAGGACTCGGCTATCTTAAACTTGGGCAAGAAGTTTCTACCCTATCGGGCGGTGAAGCACAAAGGCTAAAATTGACAAGGGAACTTGCCAAGCGCTCTACCGGTAAAACGCTCTATCTTCTAGATGAGCCGACCACGGGACTTCACCCTGACGATATTGAAAAGCTTCTTAAGGTTTTGCATAAGCTTGTTCATAAAGGAAACACCATGATAGTCATCGAACATCATTTGGATATGATGATGAACGCTGATTGGCTGATTGATTTAGGCCCAGGGGGCGGCGAGCATGGAGGCAGCGTCATCTATTCAGGAAAACCTGAGGGCATTATCACTAACCGAATCTCAAAAACAGCGCCGTTTATCGAACGCTATCTTGAAGTCCGTAAAGAAATTGCTGCACCCAAAAAGAAAAAAACGTAA
- the pknD gene encoding serine/threonine-protein kinase PknD, whose product MDSENNPKENPTPEENSFAFVKGQKPLDSEVKFRIGPYLILETIGKGGMGEVFLAYDTSCGRQIALKRIREDLLNFKQIHDRFLKEAHITSQLTHPSVIPIYTIHKDKGTIYYTMPYVKGETLRQLLKEARNQEIKEHHLEPVQSSIPSLIRILISICQAIAYAHSHQVLHRDIKPENIIVGRFGEVLILDWGLAKLMNDPDEEGEIEEKKGYFDLSGLTRVGKVVGTLNYMAPERALGKEANIQTDIYSLGVILYQMLTLRFPFKRKSLKNFREEMKYEELIDPTEIAPYRDVPRVLSKIAFTCLDPDPKKRYRRVEDLIRDLENFIEGRAEWFHTKELSPAKKSDWEFQENVFLAEHIAITRAAEVSDWMNLMISKDSFGENVRIEAKVRLKTHGHGVGFLISVPEISERRHLNDGYCLWLGSDINKSTKLLRSTVEVVHAPELVLKRYAWYKITIEKIEHRINFYLNDELQFSYVSHLPLVGTHVGLLSRDADYEIQDLNVFVAGQNVMVKCLAVPDAFLAHKNFTAALSEYRRIGYSFPGRQEGREAMFRAGITLLEEAKNETNPLLAEKLYDLSLKEFEKLHETPGAPLEYLGKALVYQSLKEYEEEIKCFELALRRFPSHPLSFILHEQILSRMHECSRSNRKATYKFILLALRRLPRILTLPNSKRLFSSLERHWEELFLLKAPSFLESSLQWSLNFSSILAFWLNKGYVLTEIAEDMLKKTVVEPLPVNLFTLLFKMEDSEFLSKAIQIFSQKEEYRLLAAFVQELNLILEPQEGVDELFLKTPLDFKTKELFLYALIDIWLAKGGANKAIILLDSLDPYLENTLELDSHKIWCYLKLNLFEEASKIFSNYPSDFLAKEDCPLFSLFGCFLAATDGEEVAYIHFLGAIDIAYPRTWTLLAHFLKGQRIENLSWQQRAFFWEKKQLYRQISLYYHCIGEPKQSELWLQRASFDKT is encoded by the coding sequence ATGGACTCAGAAAACAACCCCAAAGAAAATCCCACCCCTGAAGAAAACTCCTTCGCATTTGTGAAAGGGCAAAAACCTCTCGATAGCGAAGTTAAATTTCGAATAGGCCCCTATTTAATTCTTGAGACTATAGGAAAAGGCGGTATGGGAGAGGTTTTTTTAGCTTATGACACTTCTTGCGGAAGACAAATCGCCCTTAAGCGTATTCGAGAAGACCTTCTTAATTTTAAACAAATTCATGACCGCTTTTTAAAAGAAGCCCATATCACAAGCCAATTGACCCATCCCTCTGTGATACCCATTTATACCATTCATAAAGACAAAGGCACCATTTATTACACAATGCCCTATGTTAAGGGGGAAACCTTAAGACAGCTTTTAAAAGAAGCTAGAAATCAAGAAATCAAAGAACATCATCTAGAGCCGGTTCAAAGCTCGATCCCATCTTTAATCCGTATCTTGATTTCCATCTGTCAAGCCATAGCTTACGCGCACTCTCATCAAGTTCTTCATCGAGACATAAAACCTGAAAATATTATTGTTGGGCGTTTTGGAGAGGTGTTAATTCTAGATTGGGGGCTTGCCAAGCTGATGAATGACCCTGACGAGGAAGGTGAAATAGAAGAAAAAAAAGGGTATTTTGATTTATCGGGTTTGACAAGAGTTGGAAAAGTGGTGGGCACTTTAAATTATATGGCTCCTGAGCGTGCCCTAGGAAAGGAAGCCAATATACAAACAGATATTTATTCACTCGGGGTTATCCTCTATCAAATGCTGACTCTTCGTTTTCCTTTTAAAAGGAAATCACTAAAAAATTTTCGCGAAGAGATGAAGTATGAGGAGCTTATAGACCCGACAGAAATTGCCCCTTATCGCGATGTCCCAAGGGTTCTTTCCAAAATTGCTTTTACCTGCTTAGACCCCGATCCTAAAAAACGATACCGAAGGGTTGAGGATTTGATTCGGGACCTTGAAAATTTTATTGAAGGAAGAGCTGAATGGTTTCATACAAAAGAACTCTCTCCTGCCAAGAAAAGTGATTGGGAATTTCAGGAAAACGTTTTTTTAGCAGAACATATTGCCATCACAAGAGCTGCTGAAGTATCCGATTGGATGAACCTGATGATCTCAAAAGACTCCTTCGGTGAAAACGTCAGAATCGAAGCAAAAGTCCGGCTTAAAACTCATGGGCACGGAGTTGGCTTTCTAATAAGCGTTCCCGAAATTTCCGAAAGGCGCCATTTAAATGACGGCTACTGTTTGTGGCTTGGGTCTGACATTAATAAATCAACTAAACTTTTACGATCAACAGTTGAAGTCGTTCACGCGCCGGAGTTAGTTTTAAAACGTTATGCCTGGTATAAAATTACGATCGAAAAAATTGAACACCGCATTAATTTTTACTTAAACGATGAACTCCAGTTCTCATATGTCAGCCACCTCCCTCTTGTGGGAACACACGTAGGTCTTTTATCAAGGGACGCCGACTATGAAATTCAGGACTTGAATGTTTTTGTGGCAGGCCAAAACGTCATGGTGAAATGCCTAGCCGTCCCCGACGCATTTTTAGCCCATAAAAATTTTACGGCGGCTTTAAGCGAATATAGACGTATCGGCTATTCGTTTCCCGGAAGACAAGAAGGGCGAGAGGCAATGTTTAGAGCTGGCATCACTCTTCTTGAAGAAGCTAAAAATGAAACAAATCCCTTGCTTGCTGAAAAGCTATACGATCTTTCGTTAAAAGAGTTTGAAAAGCTTCATGAAACGCCCGGTGCTCCTTTGGAATATCTTGGGAAAGCCCTTGTTTATCAATCCTTAAAAGAATATGAAGAAGAAATAAAATGTTTTGAGCTTGCTTTAAGGCGTTTTCCAAGCCACCCTCTTTCCTTCATTCTTCATGAGCAAATCCTAAGCCGGATGCATGAATGCTCAAGGAGCAATAGAAAAGCTACCTATAAATTTATCCTTTTAGCTTTAAGAAGACTTCCTAGAATTTTGACGCTTCCTAACTCAAAAAGACTATTTTCAAGCTTGGAAAGGCATTGGGAAGAACTCTTTCTTCTAAAGGCGCCCTCTTTTTTAGAAAGCTCTTTACAATGGAGTCTGAATTTCTCTTCAATTTTGGCTTTCTGGCTAAATAAAGGCTATGTTTTGACAGAAATTGCAGAAGATATGCTTAAAAAGACAGTCGTAGAACCACTGCCGGTAAATCTTTTCACCCTTCTATTTAAAATGGAAGATAGCGAATTTTTATCCAAGGCCATTCAAATTTTTTCTCAAAAAGAAGAGTACCGGCTGTTGGCAGCTTTCGTTCAAGAACTAAACCTTATTTTAGAACCGCAAGAGGGTGTGGATGAACTTTTCTTAAAAACCCCGCTTGATTTTAAAACGAAAGAGCTTTTCTTGTATGCCCTTATCGATATTTGGCTTGCAAAAGGGGGTGCAAACAAAGCCATCATTCTTCTAGATTCCTTGGATCCGTATCTAGAAAACACTCTTGAGCTGGACTCGCACAAAATTTGGTGCTATCTCAAACTTAATTTATTTGAGGAGGCAAGTAAAATATTTTCAAATTATCCCTCCGATTTTTTAGCTAAGGAAGACTGTCCCTTATTTTCACTTTTTGGTTGTTTTCTTGCAGCTACTGATGGGGAAGAAGTAGCTTATATACACTTCCTCGGGGCTATAGATATCGCCTACCCGAGAACCTGGACCCTTCTTGCCCATTTCCTTAAGGGGCAAAGAATTGAAAACTTAAGCTGGCAGCAAAGAGCTTTTTTTTGGGAGAAAAAGCAGCTCTATCGGCAAATTTCACTCTACTATCACTGTATAGGAGAGCCAAAACAAAGCGAGCTATGGCTACAAAGAGCTTCTTTTGATAAGACTTAA